The following is a genomic window from Thermodesulfobacteriota bacterium.
GTGAACCCGGACCGGGCCTCGTTAGTTTCCATCCATAAATGGCCTTTTTTCGCAATCTCTGCGTCAAACTGCGGGGCTTTTTGTGCGGCGTACGAAAAGGTCGCCTCCGCAAAACCCCTTGTTTTCCTTGACCTTGCGCAATCCCGCCATGGCGGGACTGGGTTGGAAACGGTTCAGTGTCCCTTTTCATAGCCTTGGATGGACACTCGTTAACTGACGGGATCCGGTTTCCGGTGGTGGTCGTCCACATGCTCGATGATGCGGGTTCTGACCATCTCGGCGGTCTCCTCGTCCGTCAGGCCGGCAAAGTCCTCGTAGGGGATTTCATCCAGAATGGTCACCCGGATCTTGTGAAAGCCGTGAAAGTTCATGCTTTTTTTCGGCAGCGCCCGGGTGGTGCCGCTGATGGCGATGGGCAGGATCGGCTTGCGGGTCTTTCTGGCCAGGTGAAAGGCCCCGGGCTTGAAGGCTTTCACCCGGCCGTCCGGGGAGCGGGTGCCCTCCGGGAAGAAGAAGACCGAGCTGCCTTGATCCAGGGCCTTTTCCGCGTCGGCCAGCATTTTGATGATACTCTCCTTGTCGCCCCGGCGCAGACGGATGTAGCGGTTCAGGGTCATGTTCCAGCCGATGAACGGCACCCGGAACATCTCTTCCTTGGATACCCATTTGTAATGAAAAAAGAGCGTGAAGCAGACCAGGATGTCCAGCTGGGACTGATGGTTGGAGACGATCACCCGGCTGCCCCTGCGGGGGATTTTTTCGCGGCCGACCACCGTCACCGACCAGGCCGGCATGATCCAGATGTACATGGAGCCCCACAGACAGGTGAACCAGTGCAGGATCGCCAGCCGCCGGTCGACCAGCACCGTCAGCAGCCAGATGGCCAGGGCCACGCAATATAACACCGCGCAGGAAACGGCGATGTAGGCGATGAACAGAGCGGATACGATTCGTCGTAACATGGTCAGGTCTCCCGGTCGTTTCTGAAATAATAGGTGTGGTCGCAGAATCCGTCGCCGGCGGCCAGGGTATGAAACCGTTCAAAACGGATCAGGGGCTGGAATTTGTCACAGAAGGTCACGTCGCCCTGGCACAGG
Proteins encoded in this region:
- a CDS encoding lysophospholipid acyltransferase family protein codes for the protein MLRRIVSALFIAYIAVSCAVLYCVALAIWLLTVLVDRRLAILHWFTCLWGSMYIWIMPAWSVTVVGREKIPRRGSRVIVSNHQSQLDILVCFTLFFHYKWVSKEEMFRVPFIGWNMTLNRYIRLRRGDKESIIKMLADAEKALDQGSSVFFFPEGTRSPDGRVKAFKPGAFHLARKTRKPILPIAISGTTRALPKKSMNFHGFHKIRVTILDEIPYEDFAGLTDEETAEMVRTRIIEHVDDHHRKPDPVS